Proteins from one Streptosporangium becharense genomic window:
- a CDS encoding substrate-binding domain-containing protein — translation MHVNSRGRRAAAVGAVVTAGALVLGACGSGGSTGSATTADTIPVGDTAAVQPNIAAVIKGLDNPFFQTMKQGMDDQAKAAGVPVTVQAANSITDTTGQADKLNGLAGQDFSCYVVNPISGTNLIQGLARLSAMNKTIVNIDSPVDVAAARSANVKLATYIGTDNVEAGRMAGQRMAELLPGGGDVAVVGGIAGDVTSGARVEGFQQGVGAKLKVVQTVAANWERQTALTAATDVMRANPNLSGFFVANDDMGLGVARAVANAGKAGQVKVISVDGIKDALEAVKAGTLDGTVAQYPYAIGLMGIEACQAAAAGRSLPANVKAPVEMVTKENADQALATTPKPFGTYDDPFKTLIQ, via the coding sequence ATGCACGTCAACAGCAGAGGCCGCCGTGCGGCGGCAGTCGGCGCGGTCGTGACCGCGGGCGCACTCGTGCTGGGAGCCTGCGGCTCCGGCGGGTCCACCGGTTCGGCGACCACGGCCGACACGATCCCCGTGGGCGACACGGCCGCCGTCCAGCCGAACATCGCGGCCGTGATCAAGGGACTGGACAACCCGTTCTTCCAGACGATGAAGCAGGGCATGGACGACCAGGCCAAGGCCGCCGGGGTTCCGGTGACCGTCCAGGCCGCCAACTCCATCACCGACACCACCGGCCAGGCGGACAAGCTCAACGGCCTGGCCGGGCAGGACTTCTCCTGCTACGTCGTCAACCCGATCTCCGGCACCAACCTCATCCAGGGCCTCGCCAGGCTTTCGGCGATGAACAAGACCATCGTCAACATCGACAGCCCGGTCGACGTCGCGGCGGCCAGGAGCGCCAACGTCAAGCTGGCCACCTACATCGGCACCGACAACGTCGAGGCCGGCCGGATGGCCGGACAACGGATGGCCGAGTTGCTGCCCGGCGGCGGTGACGTCGCGGTCGTCGGCGGCATCGCCGGGGACGTGACCAGCGGCGCCCGCGTCGAGGGGTTCCAGCAGGGCGTCGGTGCCAAGCTCAAGGTCGTGCAGACCGTCGCCGCCAACTGGGAGCGCCAGACCGCGCTCACCGCCGCGACCGACGTCATGCGGGCCAACCCGAACCTGTCGGGCTTCTTCGTGGCCAACGACGACATGGGGCTGGGCGTGGCGCGGGCCGTCGCCAACGCCGGCAAGGCGGGCCAGGTCAAGGTCATCAGCGTCGACGGCATCAAGGACGCGCTGGAGGCGGTCAAGGCCGGCACCCTGGACGGCACCGTCGCCCAGTACCCGTACGCGATCGGCCTGATGGGCATCGAGGCGTGCCAGGCCGCCGCGGCCGGCAGGTCCCTGCCGGCCAACGTCAAGGCCCCGGTCGAGATGGTCACCAAGGAGAACGCCGACCAGGCGCTGGCCACCACGCCCAAGCCGTTCGGCACCTACGACGACCCGTTCAAGACCCTCATCCAGTAG
- a CDS encoding SigE family RNA polymerase sigma factor, with translation MDDEPGFDDFVAEQADALLRYGYVLSGNPHDAADLTQEALARLRGAWSRVRRKADARSYARTTMARLHTSIWRRRRREHLTGEPPERASDAFFPSDAEEGLWRALAALPRKQRAVLVLRYYEQLSDTEIAEVLGISTGTVRSQASRGLDKLRSSLSLTKADHGSRR, from the coding sequence TTGGACGACGAACCGGGGTTCGACGACTTCGTGGCCGAGCAGGCGGACGCCCTGCTCCGCTACGGGTACGTCCTGAGCGGCAACCCCCACGACGCCGCCGACCTGACCCAGGAGGCGCTGGCGCGGCTGCGCGGCGCCTGGTCCCGGGTACGGCGCAAAGCCGACGCTCGCAGTTACGCGCGGACCACCATGGCCCGGCTGCACACCAGCATCTGGCGGCGGCGACGCCGCGAGCATCTCACCGGGGAGCCGCCGGAGCGGGCTTCGGATGCGTTCTTCCCCTCCGACGCCGAGGAAGGGCTCTGGCGGGCACTGGCCGCGCTGCCTCGCAAACAGCGCGCCGTGCTGGTGCTGCGTTACTACGAGCAGCTGAGCGACACCGAGATCGCCGAAGTGCTCGGTATCTCCACCGGGACCGTGCGCAGCCAGGCCTCCCGCGGGCTGGACAAGCTGCGGTCCTCCCTTTCACTGACGAAGGCCGACCACGGGAGCAGGCGATGA
- a CDS encoding sugar phosphate isomerase/epimerase family protein, which yields MTTDTTSNPIGVHALVWVGDTRPSSIEYAVAKTKATGFDLLEISLHDSANLDVAAARDALREAGLGVACSRGLAFDADVSSDDPAVVERGEKLLNDSLAATRALGGTHFTGALYSALGKYGRPLTETGRRNVVAVLRRLAREAARHGMTLGLEICNRYETNVVNTAHDALVLADDIGEDNVLIHLDTYHMNIEEDDLVRPVHEVGDRLGYVHIGENHRGYLGSGHLDFTSFFHALGDIGYRGPITFESFSSAVVMEGLSNDLAIWRNLWSDGEDLARHARAFIGDRLHTNRSR from the coding sequence ATGACCACTGACACCACGAGCAACCCGATCGGCGTGCACGCCCTCGTCTGGGTCGGCGACACCAGGCCGTCCTCGATCGAGTACGCGGTCGCCAAGACCAAGGCCACCGGGTTCGACCTGCTTGAGATCTCCCTGCACGACTCCGCCAACCTCGACGTCGCCGCCGCGCGCGACGCCCTGCGTGAGGCCGGGCTGGGCGTGGCCTGCTCGCGCGGGCTCGCCTTCGACGCCGACGTCTCCAGCGACGACCCGGCTGTGGTGGAGCGCGGGGAGAAGCTGCTGAACGACTCCCTCGCCGCCACTCGAGCGCTGGGCGGCACCCACTTCACCGGCGCGCTCTACAGTGCTCTGGGCAAGTACGGCCGCCCGCTCACCGAGACCGGGCGCCGCAACGTGGTGGCGGTGCTGCGCCGGCTCGCCCGGGAGGCCGCGCGGCACGGCATGACACTCGGCCTGGAGATCTGCAACCGCTACGAGACCAACGTCGTCAACACCGCGCACGACGCGCTCGTCCTGGCCGACGACATCGGCGAGGACAACGTGCTCATCCACCTCGACACCTACCACATGAACATCGAGGAGGACGACCTCGTACGACCCGTCCACGAGGTCGGAGACCGCCTGGGCTACGTTCACATAGGTGAGAACCACCGCGGTTACCTCGGCTCCGGGCACCTGGACTTCACGTCGTTCTTCCACGCGCTGGGAGACATCGGCTATCGGGGACCGATCACCTTCGAGTCCTTCTCCTCGGCGGTCGTGATGGAGGGCCTCTCCAACGACCTGGCCATCTGGCGCAACCTCTGGTCCGACGGCGAGGACCTGGCGCGCCACGCCCGCGCCTTCATCGGCGACCGGCTCCACACGAACCGGTCCCGATGA
- a CDS encoding ATP-binding cassette domain-containing protein has translation MTTTRPTPGVPGGAGDDTLLRCENVSLSFGNVRALVDVSLTLRRGEITALVGDNGAGKSTLVRCVSGIHRPQSGRIFFDGDEIAFHSPEDAREAGIETVHQNLALVEDLTVWQNLFLNREIVRRMGPVAVLDRRAMQARAKEMVSTLAVNVPAVRSRVRRLSGGQRQAVAICRAAGFSSKLVIMDEPTAALGVQETARVEELILRLRDEGHSVLLISHNFAQVIRLSDQVWVMRAGRCVGGRRTAGTTGEEIVSLVTGAADR, from the coding sequence ATGACCACCACCCGGCCCACGCCCGGCGTCCCCGGCGGCGCCGGGGACGACACGCTGCTGAGGTGCGAGAACGTGTCGCTGTCGTTCGGCAATGTGCGAGCCCTCGTCGACGTCTCGCTCACGCTGCGCCGCGGCGAGATCACCGCCCTGGTCGGCGACAACGGCGCCGGCAAGTCCACGCTCGTACGCTGCGTCTCCGGGATCCACCGGCCGCAGAGCGGACGCATCTTCTTCGACGGCGACGAGATCGCCTTCCACTCGCCCGAGGACGCTCGCGAGGCCGGCATCGAGACCGTCCACCAGAACCTCGCGCTCGTCGAGGACCTCACCGTGTGGCAGAACCTCTTCCTCAACCGCGAGATCGTCCGCCGGATGGGCCCGGTCGCCGTGCTCGACCGGCGCGCCATGCAGGCCCGCGCGAAGGAGATGGTCTCCACGCTCGCGGTCAACGTGCCCGCGGTGCGGTCACGGGTCCGGCGGCTCTCCGGCGGTCAGCGCCAGGCCGTCGCCATCTGCCGCGCGGCGGGTTTCAGCTCCAAGCTCGTCATCATGGACGAGCCCACCGCGGCCCTCGGCGTCCAGGAGACGGCTCGGGTGGAGGAGCTCATCCTGCGGCTGCGCGACGAGGGGCACTCCGTCCTGCTCATCAGTCACAACTTCGCGCAGGTCATACGGCTCAGCGACCAGGTGTGGGTGATGCGCGCCGGCCGCTGCGTCGGCGGCCGGCGCACCGCCGGGACGACCGGCGAGGAGATCGTGAGCCTCGTCACCGGCGCCGCCGACCGATGA
- a CDS encoding globin domain-containing protein: protein MLSPESAKIVQATLPAVGQALDEITTRFYGTMFADNPDLLRNLFNRSNQANGEQRQALAGSIAAFASMLINRPDERPDALLSRIAHKHASLGVTPDQYTIVHKYLLAAVADVLGDAVTPEVAAAWDEVYWLMAGALIAMEARLMPDEDDPWLRATVVERRSETPDTISLILKPPAPLPFAPGQYISVGVELPDGARQIRQYSLSSAPGRGDWRITVKRVRGAGPDGEVSGWLHANVKAGDELTVSRPYGDLALAEGDTPLLLASAGIGGTPMLSMLDHLVATGSTRQVIVVHADRSPADHAHRKELVNLVDALPGATLYRWYEEAGDCSCDPAPLLGHADLSGIELPPGLVAYLCGPLPFMRGVRTELLRRGVPARAVHYEVFGPDLWLGQD from the coding sequence ATGCTCTCCCCCGAGTCCGCGAAGATCGTCCAGGCCACCCTGCCCGCCGTCGGCCAGGCGCTGGACGAGATCACGACGCGCTTCTACGGGACGATGTTCGCCGACAACCCCGACCTGCTGAGGAACCTCTTCAACCGCAGCAACCAGGCCAACGGAGAACAGCGGCAGGCGCTGGCCGGCTCGATCGCCGCCTTCGCCTCGATGCTCATCAACCGGCCGGACGAGCGCCCCGACGCCCTGCTCTCCCGGATCGCGCACAAGCACGCCTCGCTCGGGGTCACCCCGGACCAGTACACCATCGTGCACAAGTACCTCCTCGCCGCGGTCGCCGACGTGCTCGGCGACGCGGTCACCCCCGAGGTCGCGGCGGCCTGGGATGAGGTCTACTGGCTGATGGCCGGCGCGCTGATCGCCATGGAGGCGCGGCTGATGCCGGACGAGGACGACCCGTGGCTGCGGGCGACCGTGGTGGAGCGGCGGTCCGAGACGCCGGACACCATCTCCCTGATCCTCAAGCCGCCGGCCCCGCTGCCCTTCGCCCCCGGGCAGTACATCAGCGTCGGGGTCGAGTTGCCCGACGGAGCGCGGCAGATCCGGCAGTACAGCCTGTCGTCCGCCCCCGGACGCGGCGACTGGCGGATCACCGTCAAGCGGGTCCGTGGCGCGGGGCCCGACGGCGAGGTGTCCGGGTGGCTGCACGCCAACGTCAAGGCCGGGGACGAACTGACGGTGTCGAGGCCGTACGGCGACCTGGCCCTGGCCGAAGGCGACACCCCGCTGCTGCTCGCCTCCGCGGGGATCGGCGGCACCCCGATGCTGTCGATGCTCGACCACCTGGTGGCCACCGGCTCCACCCGCCAGGTGATCGTCGTCCACGCCGACCGGAGTCCCGCCGACCACGCGCACCGCAAGGAGCTCGTGAACCTGGTGGACGCCCTTCCCGGCGCGACCCTGTACCGCTGGTACGAGGAGGCGGGCGACTGCTCGTGCGACCCGGCTCCCCTGCTCGGTCACGCCGACCTGTCCGGGATCGAGCTGCCGCCGGGCCTGGTGGCCTACCTGTGCGGCCCGCTGCCGTTCATGCGGGGCGTGCGCACGGAACTGCTCCGCCGCGGCGTACCCGCCCGCGCCGTGCACTACGAGGTTTTCGGCCCCGACCTCTGGCTGGGCCAGGACTGA
- a CDS encoding RrF2 family transcriptional regulator: MRLTKFTDLALRVTMRLAVAEPGAVLTTREVAEVMAIPYTHTAKVISRLQHLGVVEARRGRGGGLELTGFGRGASLGWLVRELEGEEEVVNCEGDSPCPLRAACRLRSALRRAQQAFYATLDPLTVDDLVSSPAGPVLINLS, translated from the coding sequence GTGCGCCTGACAAAGTTCACGGACCTGGCACTCCGGGTGACCATGCGGCTGGCGGTCGCGGAGCCCGGCGCGGTCCTGACGACCAGGGAGGTGGCCGAGGTCATGGCCATCCCCTACACGCACACGGCCAAGGTCATCTCCCGCCTGCAACACCTGGGCGTGGTCGAGGCCCGCCGGGGACGCGGCGGCGGGCTGGAGCTGACCGGCTTCGGCCGGGGCGCCTCGCTGGGATGGCTGGTCCGCGAGCTGGAAGGTGAGGAGGAGGTGGTCAACTGCGAGGGCGACTCCCCCTGTCCACTGCGGGCGGCCTGCCGGCTGCGCAGCGCGCTACGCCGGGCCCAGCAGGCGTTCTACGCGACGCTCGACCCGCTCACCGTCGACGACCTGGTCTCATCCCCGGCCGGGCCGGTGTTGATCAATCTTTCCTGA
- a CDS encoding nucleoside/nucleotide kinase family protein: MTTLDDLARRARDLVRDGRRALLGIAGGPGAGKTTLAQTLVRLLGQDPPFGLPPLEWVTHVPMDGFHLADVELDRLGRRDRKGAPDTFDAAGYAALLRRLREDEDDVVYAPAFERDLEQPIAGSIPVPRAARLVITEGNYLLLDRGDWTRVRAALHEVWYCELASDERVRRLVARHERFGKDRDAAVAWVLGTDQRNADLIATTRSRADLVVPDAVMRSIGGRFRAGM, translated from the coding sequence ATGACGACCCTCGACGACCTGGCGCGCCGGGCCCGCGATCTCGTCCGCGACGGACGCCGCGCGCTGCTGGGCATCGCCGGGGGACCGGGTGCGGGCAAGACCACGCTCGCCCAGACGCTGGTGCGCCTGCTCGGGCAGGACCCTCCCTTCGGCCTGCCGCCGCTGGAGTGGGTGACGCACGTGCCGATGGACGGGTTCCACCTCGCCGACGTCGAACTCGACCGGCTCGGCCGGCGCGACCGCAAGGGAGCCCCGGACACCTTCGACGCCGCCGGCTACGCGGCTCTGCTCCGCCGCCTGCGCGAGGACGAGGACGACGTGGTCTACGCGCCCGCGTTCGAGCGGGACCTGGAACAGCCGATCGCCGGCAGCATCCCGGTCCCGCGCGCCGCCCGGCTCGTCATCACCGAGGGCAACTACCTGCTGCTCGACCGGGGCGACTGGACCCGCGTGCGGGCTGCGCTCCACGAGGTCTGGTACTGCGAACTCGCCTCCGACGAGCGGGTACGCCGTCTCGTCGCCCGCCACGAGCGTTTCGGCAAGGACCGCGACGCGGCCGTGGCCTGGGTGCTGGGCACCGACCAGCGCAACGCCGACCTCATCGCCACCACCCGGTCGCGGGCCGACCTCGTCGTCCCCGACGCCGTCATGCGCTCCATCGGCGGCCGTTTCCGCGCGGGTATGTGA
- a CDS encoding ABC transporter permease produces MANATLVSPEREAWSTKLKDVGFWAEWAALVGLVVLVVVFQALNPTFLSPGNIASMLVAAAILIILSVGQTFVIATAGIDLSVASTMTLGAAAFGQAYAAGWGLLVSCLLGVVAAALVGVVNGVIIARGRITDFIVTLGTLSAASGLALILADGKPVTIIDPALLSLSTGGIGIFGWSFLIAVAVAVIAHVVLFHTRFGTHVLATGGAPESATAMGISTQRVKIAVYTISGTLAGLSAILLIARIGAAEPASNTSFLLNSVAAVVLGGVSLFGGRGTIIGPFIGALLLVALVNGLTLLGVSQFYQPLAVGIVVVLAALLTRFQK; encoded by the coding sequence ATGGCAAACGCAACGCTCGTGTCGCCCGAACGCGAGGCATGGTCAACGAAGCTGAAGGACGTCGGCTTCTGGGCCGAATGGGCGGCCCTGGTCGGGCTGGTCGTCCTCGTGGTCGTCTTCCAGGCGCTGAACCCGACGTTCCTGAGCCCGGGGAACATCGCGTCGATGCTGGTCGCCGCGGCCATCCTCATCATCCTGTCGGTGGGTCAGACCTTCGTCATCGCCACCGCGGGCATCGACCTGTCGGTCGCCTCCACCATGACCCTGGGGGCCGCCGCCTTCGGTCAGGCGTACGCGGCCGGGTGGGGACTGCTCGTGTCCTGCCTGCTCGGGGTGGTCGCCGCGGCGCTGGTCGGCGTGGTCAACGGGGTGATCATCGCCCGGGGGCGGATCACGGACTTCATCGTCACACTCGGCACCCTCTCGGCCGCCTCCGGCCTGGCGCTGATCCTGGCCGACGGCAAGCCCGTGACGATCATCGACCCCGCCCTGCTGAGCCTGTCCACCGGCGGCATCGGAATCTTCGGCTGGTCGTTCCTCATCGCGGTGGCCGTCGCGGTGATCGCACACGTGGTGCTCTTCCACACCCGGTTCGGCACTCACGTGCTGGCCACCGGCGGGGCCCCGGAGTCCGCGACCGCCATGGGCATCAGCACCCAGCGCGTCAAGATCGCCGTCTACACGATCAGCGGCACGCTCGCCGGGCTGAGCGCGATCCTGTTGATCGCCCGCATCGGCGCCGCCGAACCCGCGTCCAACACCTCCTTCCTGCTCAACTCCGTCGCGGCGGTCGTGCTGGGCGGGGTCAGCCTCTTCGGCGGACGCGGAACGATCATCGGCCCGTTCATCGGTGCCCTGCTGCTGGTCGCCCTGGTCAACGGGCTCACCCTGCTCGGCGTCTCGCAGTTCTACCAGCCCCTGGCCGTCGGCATCGTCGTGGTGCTGGCCGCGCTCCTGACGAGGTTCCAGAAATGA
- a CDS encoding TolB family protein — protein MNDIEDRLSRLLDGAADRAPQVTPGLLAGITERHRRRRARNAAVSAAVAVVMVAGGAGTAVRALGEQDARKPATNVTGTPSPAKEREGEERPQHIEKVWPEAVHRIPAKLPDGRAHYPQLLLDDRTLLVMTGVNDGPRQFLWTYDLKSGTPRRIAEIPPMKGAVAFADDIAAGGGNIVWWTSYKEPGKQRVARIWTVPAGGGRPRTVADIPLENVKKKGHIGEMAVAGTDVVFSHESGGVYRVPLRGGRPEAVPGTEGYRLLQWPWASRHSRQAVHHELLDVQTGQRRDAVVKPGESRLVCGVQRCIGAVMRADGAARSGFVRDRDGSRESELPSRAYFLAEMFRLERFVMRVLPEGVVLHDVNTGTSADLGLRPRKGGGMAIPDGGFDRLMTYAVGKTMYVVDLAAIK, from the coding sequence ATGAACGACATCGAAGACAGGCTGAGCCGCCTCCTGGACGGGGCCGCGGACCGGGCGCCGCAGGTGACGCCCGGGCTGCTCGCCGGGATCACCGAACGCCACCGCCGGCGGCGCGCGCGCAACGCGGCGGTGTCCGCGGCCGTGGCCGTGGTCATGGTGGCCGGCGGCGCGGGCACGGCGGTGCGAGCGCTCGGCGAGCAGGACGCGCGGAAGCCCGCGACGAATGTCACCGGCACGCCGAGCCCCGCAAAGGAACGGGAAGGGGAGGAGAGGCCGCAGCACATCGAGAAGGTGTGGCCGGAGGCCGTGCACAGGATCCCGGCGAAGCTGCCCGACGGCCGCGCACACTATCCGCAACTGCTCCTCGACGACCGCACCCTGCTGGTCATGACGGGGGTGAATGACGGCCCCAGGCAGTTCCTGTGGACCTACGACCTCAAGAGCGGCACTCCTCGGCGGATCGCGGAGATCCCCCCGATGAAGGGGGCGGTGGCCTTCGCCGACGACATCGCCGCAGGAGGCGGGAACATCGTCTGGTGGACGTCGTACAAGGAGCCCGGCAAGCAGCGGGTCGCCCGGATCTGGACGGTGCCCGCCGGCGGCGGCCGGCCACGCACGGTGGCCGACATCCCGCTGGAGAACGTCAAGAAGAAGGGCCACATCGGGGAGATGGCCGTGGCGGGCACGGATGTGGTCTTCTCCCACGAGAGCGGCGGCGTCTACCGGGTCCCGCTGCGCGGGGGCAGACCGGAGGCCGTGCCGGGCACCGAGGGATACCGCCTCCTGCAGTGGCCGTGGGCGAGCCGCCACAGCAGGCAGGCCGTCCACCACGAACTGCTCGACGTCCAGACGGGGCAGCGACGGGACGCCGTGGTCAAGCCTGGCGAGAGCCGGCTCGTGTGCGGCGTCCAGCGGTGCATCGGCGCGGTCATGCGGGCGGACGGGGCCGCGCGGAGCGGTTTCGTCCGCGACCGCGACGGCTCCCGGGAGAGTGAGCTGCCGAGTCGCGCCTACTTCCTGGCGGAGATGTTCCGCCTGGAGCGGTTCGTCATGAGGGTCCTCCCGGAGGGCGTCGTCCTGCATGACGTGAACACCGGCACCTCCGCCGATCTCGGCCTGCGGCCGCGCAAGGGCGGAGGGATGGCGATCCCCGACGGCGGCTTCGACCGGCTGATGACCTACGCGGTCGGGAAGACGATGTACGTCGTGGACCTGGCCGCGATCAAGTAG